The Deinococcus koreensis genome window below encodes:
- a CDS encoding LacI family DNA-binding transcriptional regulator encodes MPSAKFPETRPPRGGRITLREVAQALNVSVATVSNAYNRPDQLSQELRERVLETARSLGYRGPDPLARSLRRGRTGVIGVVYDAPLEYAFADPAAAMFLGNVTHAIQGEGLNLLLLASPQGVTPVSSASVDGFIVYCAAEDSDLLRAVLDRGLPTVLVDQYPHPPAAQIGIDDAGGARQAARHLTELGHRTIGVVCLELGPEPVAGPVGPGREAAVSYRTSAERLAGYREGAPGARLFLTESGQNTPEEGEARTLELLRAHPDITALLCMSDVLAYGALRAARTLGRAVPESLSIIGYDDLPGSAALGLSTVWQATAEKGQRVGEAMLALLAGEGAGEVTLPTRLVVRESTAERRRQKAEG; translated from the coding sequence ATGCCGTCCGCCAAGTTCCCCGAGACCCGGCCACCCCGCGGGGGCCGGATCACGCTGCGCGAGGTGGCCCAGGCCCTGAACGTCTCGGTGGCCACCGTGAGCAACGCCTACAACCGCCCCGATCAGCTGTCGCAGGAGCTGCGTGAACGCGTGCTGGAGACCGCCCGCAGCCTGGGCTACCGGGGCCCCGACCCGCTCGCGCGCTCCCTGCGCCGGGGCCGCACCGGCGTGATCGGCGTGGTGTACGACGCGCCGCTGGAATACGCCTTCGCAGACCCCGCCGCCGCGATGTTCCTGGGCAACGTGACCCACGCCATCCAGGGCGAGGGCCTGAACCTGCTGCTGCTCGCCAGTCCCCAGGGTGTGACCCCGGTGAGCAGCGCCAGCGTGGACGGCTTCATCGTGTACTGCGCGGCCGAGGACAGCGACCTGCTGCGGGCCGTGCTCGACCGGGGCCTGCCCACCGTGCTGGTCGACCAGTACCCGCATCCACCCGCCGCCCAGATCGGCATCGACGATGCGGGCGGCGCCCGCCAGGCCGCGCGGCACCTGACCGAGCTGGGCCACCGCACCATCGGCGTGGTGTGCCTGGAGCTGGGGCCGGAGCCGGTGGCCGGGCCGGTCGGGCCAGGGCGCGAGGCCGCCGTGAGCTACCGCACCTCCGCCGAACGCCTGGCCGGCTACCGGGAGGGAGCGCCCGGCGCCCGCCTCTTCCTCACCGAGAGCGGCCAGAACACCCCGGAGGAGGGCGAGGCCCGCACCCTGGAACTGCTGCGCGCCCACCCCGACATCACGGCCCTGCTGTGCATGAGCGACGTGCTGGCCTACGGCGCCCTGCGCGCTGCCCGGACGCTGGGCCGCGCCGTGCCGGAGAGCCTGAGCATCATCGGGTACGACGACCTGCCCGGCTCGGCCGCGCTGGGCCTGAGCACCGTCTGGCAGGCCACCGCCGAGAAGGGCCAGCGGGTCGGCGAGGCCATGCTGGCCCTGCTGGCCGGCGAAGGGGCGGGCGAGGTCACGCTGCCGACCCGGCTGGTAGTGCGGGAGAGTACGGCGGAGCGCAGAAGGCAGAAGGCGGAAGGCTGA
- a CDS encoding MFS transporter, translated as MTQTMSSSSASQAEAARRAVGAIFLVNGMVFASWAVNIPGVRDKLALNEAQIGLALLAAGVGGVLSMTLVGRWTARWGSDRVTRISGLLFLLSLLLPLLAPSFGTLVAGLLVLGAANGVMDVAMNAQGVTVEQRLGRPIISRLHAYFSLGGVLGAALGSLLIGRVPMFTHALIVVVGTVLVALYTNRFLIPDPPQDAPATSSGGAPSTPGLFSVAVLLLGALCFLGMLAEAANYDWAALYFRDVLSQEAGRAGLGYTAFVTTMTLGRWFGDRLRARLGDEAVVRVGALVAALGLGLALLWREPLPAGLGFALSGLGLSNVVPVMYGTAGHALAGRGIALVAAIGYGGFLMGPPVIGFVAQQVGLPAALSIALAGAALIVLLGGRAFALVRGRAPSAVPSSAQ; from the coding sequence ATGACTCAGACGATGTCCAGCTCATCCGCTTCGCAGGCTGAGGCCGCCCGCCGCGCCGTGGGCGCCATCTTCCTGGTCAATGGGATGGTCTTCGCCTCCTGGGCGGTAAACATTCCGGGCGTGCGCGACAAGCTGGCGCTGAACGAGGCGCAGATCGGGCTGGCGCTGCTGGCGGCGGGCGTCGGCGGGGTGCTGAGCATGACCCTGGTCGGCCGCTGGACGGCCCGCTGGGGAAGCGACCGGGTGACCCGGATCAGCGGGCTGCTGTTCCTGCTCTCGCTGCTGCTGCCGCTGCTGGCGCCGAGCTTCGGGACGCTGGTGGCCGGGCTGCTGGTGCTGGGCGCCGCGAACGGCGTGATGGACGTCGCCATGAACGCCCAGGGCGTCACGGTCGAGCAGCGCCTGGGGCGGCCGATCATCAGCCGCCTGCACGCCTATTTCAGCCTGGGGGGCGTGCTGGGCGCGGCCCTGGGCAGCCTTCTGATCGGCCGGGTGCCGATGTTCACGCATGCCCTGATCGTGGTGGTGGGCACCGTGCTGGTGGCTCTCTACACCAACCGCTTTCTGATTCCCGATCCGCCCCAGGACGCCCCGGCCACGAGCTCAGGCGGCGCGCCGTCCACCCCGGGTCTGTTCAGCGTGGCGGTGCTGCTGCTGGGCGCCCTGTGTTTCCTGGGGATGCTGGCCGAGGCCGCCAACTACGACTGGGCCGCGCTGTACTTCCGCGACGTATTGAGCCAGGAGGCCGGCCGGGCGGGCCTCGGCTACACGGCGTTCGTGACCACCATGACCCTGGGCCGCTGGTTCGGAGACCGCCTGCGCGCCCGCCTGGGCGACGAGGCGGTGGTGCGGGTCGGGGCGCTGGTCGCGGCCCTGGGCCTGGGGCTGGCGCTGCTGTGGCGCGAGCCGCTGCCGGCTGGCCTGGGCTTCGCGCTCTCGGGCCTGGGCCTGAGCAACGTGGTGCCCGTGATGTACGGCACCGCCGGGCACGCCCTGGCCGGACGCGGCATCGCGCTGGTGGCGGCCATCGGCTACGGCGGCTTCCTGATGGGGCCGCCCGTGATCGGTTTCGTGGCCCAGCAGGTGGGCCTGCCCGCCGCGCTGAGCATCGCGCTGGCCGGTGCCGCGCTGATCGTGCTGCTGGGCGGCCGGGCCTTCGCGCTGGTGCGCGGGAGGGCCCCCTCAGCAGTGCCCAGTTCGGCGCAGTGA
- a CDS encoding citrate synthase, which produces MDTPFLTAEQATALLDVKPATLYAYVSRGLIRSEPGPAGTRERRYHAQDVQTLLARQGARRDPEAAVQGALGSALEWGGPVLDSALTRISDGRLTYRGQDAVALSAAATVEEVAALLWTDDPDGWAQLPLRARLNLSAHPRAPLPAEAFAYALACAGAHDLSALDARPQAGPGQAARVLNLLYATLERCQGVPPAPDLPLHARLARAWGVPGQADLLRRALVLLADHELNVSTFAARVTASGGASLQHATLAALCALQGPRHGLATLDAHDLITHARRSGARTALRDATRRHTYPPGFGHRLYPRGDPRARALFTALADALPHDGALQAALELRALAQQETGEHANVDLALAALTQALGQGPDAALALFALARATGWLAHALETQAGGQLIRPRARYVGR; this is translated from the coding sequence ATGGACACCCCGTTTCTGACGGCCGAGCAGGCCACGGCCCTGCTGGACGTGAAGCCCGCCACCCTCTACGCCTACGTGTCACGTGGGCTGATCCGCAGCGAGCCGGGGCCGGCGGGCACACGGGAGCGGCGCTATCACGCCCAGGACGTCCAGACCCTGCTGGCCCGGCAGGGGGCGCGGCGTGACCCGGAAGCGGCGGTGCAGGGCGCCCTGGGCTCGGCGCTGGAGTGGGGCGGCCCGGTGCTGGACAGCGCCCTGACCCGGATTTCGGACGGACGCCTGACCTACCGGGGGCAGGACGCCGTGGCCCTGTCGGCAGCGGCGACGGTCGAGGAGGTCGCGGCCCTGCTCTGGACGGACGACCCGGACGGCTGGGCCCAGTTGCCCCTGCGGGCCCGGCTGAACCTGAGTGCCCATCCACGCGCCCCGCTGCCGGCGGAAGCCTTCGCCTACGCGCTGGCCTGCGCCGGAGCGCACGACCTGAGCGCACTGGACGCCCGCCCGCAGGCGGGGCCGGGGCAGGCGGCGCGGGTGCTGAACCTGCTGTACGCCACGCTGGAGCGCTGCCAGGGCGTGCCGCCCGCGCCCGATCTGCCGCTGCACGCCCGGCTGGCCCGCGCCTGGGGCGTGCCGGGGCAGGCCGACCTGCTGCGCCGGGCGCTGGTGCTACTGGCCGACCACGAACTGAACGTGAGCACCTTCGCCGCACGGGTCACGGCCAGCGGCGGGGCCAGCCTGCAGCACGCCACCCTGGCCGCCCTGTGCGCGCTGCAGGGCCCCCGGCACGGTCTGGCGACGCTGGACGCCCACGACCTGATCACGCACGCGCGGCGCAGCGGGGCCAGAACCGCCCTGCGCGACGCCACCCGGCGGCACACCTACCCGCCGGGCTTCGGCCACCGCCTGTACCCCCGGGGCGACCCCCGGGCCAGGGCGCTGTTCACGGCCCTTGCGGACGCCCTACCGCACGACGGGGCGCTGCAGGCGGCGCTGGAGCTCCGGGCGCTGGCCCAGCAGGAGACCGGCGAGCACGCGAACGTGGATCTGGCCCTGGCCGCGCTGACCCAGGCGCTCGGGCAGGGGCCGGACGCGGCGCTGGCCCTGTTCGCACTGGCGCGGGCCACCGGCTGGCTGGCACACGCGCTGGAGACCCAGGCGGGGGGCCAGCTGATCCGGCCCCGGGCACGCTACGTGGGGCGCTGA
- a CDS encoding cysteine desulfurase family protein encodes MIYLDYNATTPCDPRVVEEMLPYFTNQFANPSSATHMAGRQAADAVELARGRVAQLVASDPRDVIFTSGATESNNLALYGVARAAQRNGDRRRRIITSAIEHKAVLDPCQDLAQEGFDIQYVPVDSEGFIDLERLQSLLTSDTLLVSIQAANSEIGTIQPIADISEVSGKAGAFFHCDATQAVGRVDIDWQNLPIDLISFSSHKLYGPKGAGALIAQRAVRQRHLSPLLRGGGQESKLRAGTQNVPAIVGFGAACNILKSEAWQETEEASKLRDYFEDMLLKNVSDVIFNGKLNKRLPNTSSVMIKGIEADALIANLPNFALSLGSACNSGAIEPSYVLLSLGLSRSSAESTFRVSMGRWTTKDQISEFVLAIADASRRLLSLQ; translated from the coding sequence ATGATTTATCTTGACTATAATGCAACTACGCCTTGTGACCCGCGCGTCGTAGAAGAGATGTTACCGTACTTCACGAATCAGTTTGCTAATCCGTCAAGCGCTACTCACATGGCTGGGAGGCAAGCAGCTGACGCTGTAGAGTTGGCGCGAGGTCGCGTCGCTCAGCTTGTGGCGTCTGATCCTCGGGATGTCATATTCACTTCGGGGGCCACGGAGAGCAACAATTTGGCTCTTTATGGAGTAGCACGAGCAGCACAGCGAAATGGAGATCGGCGTCGCAGGATTATTACTTCAGCGATTGAGCATAAAGCTGTTTTGGATCCTTGCCAAGACCTTGCTCAGGAAGGGTTCGATATTCAGTACGTTCCAGTAGACAGCGAAGGTTTTATCGACTTAGAGAGATTACAGTCACTTCTGACTTCTGACACATTACTCGTCTCTATTCAGGCGGCTAATAGCGAGATTGGAACGATCCAGCCCATAGCAGACATCAGTGAAGTTTCAGGAAAGGCTGGCGCCTTTTTCCACTGTGATGCTACCCAGGCTGTAGGCCGTGTGGATATAGACTGGCAAAATCTGCCAATTGACTTGATATCATTTAGCAGTCATAAACTTTATGGCCCCAAAGGCGCGGGGGCACTTATAGCGCAGCGCGCAGTGCGGCAGCGTCATCTCTCCCCTCTTCTGCGTGGGGGAGGGCAAGAGTCCAAGCTGCGAGCAGGCACTCAGAATGTCCCAGCTATTGTGGGTTTTGGAGCTGCATGCAATATACTTAAATCAGAGGCGTGGCAAGAGACTGAAGAAGCATCCAAGTTACGTGACTATTTTGAGGATATGCTCCTCAAAAATGTATCTGATGTTATATTTAATGGTAAACTGAATAAGAGACTTCCAAACACAAGTAGTGTAATGATAAAGGGAATAGAGGCCGACGCGCTTATTGCAAATCTTCCTAATTTTGCCTTGAGCCTGGGATCGGCTTGTAATTCGGGAGCGATAGAGCCCTCATATGTACTTTTATCTTTGGGACTATCTAGAAGTTCCGCCGAATCTACTTTCCGAGTGAGTATGGGACGCTGGACTACTAAAGACCAGATTAGCGAATTTGTGCTTGCAATCGCCGACGCATCAAGGCGGCTTCTCTCTTTGCAGTGA
- the brxL gene encoding BREX system Lon protease-like protein BrxL has translation MQTDFMSQTPDQTQNEPLSDDALRQLNAKVTEVFRSLAIDKRRLPASQLNKRGIPAYVAEWVLESVVPGQGELTQDETTKVLDWAARVIPGPSEQHIIKHKLAQGQTVKVLTPLQAEIQLKKGKEPQRLAQLRLLGISDAYISDALLEEQPDLLRQGMWGVVELGALKDGVAILSFKPMQASVNLPLFKEARRKFTLYEWRAILLTTLGFDPSAFSDEQQTWLLCRLLPLVQKNMHMLELAPKGTGKSFTYENISPKVRLVSGGNISRAVLFVNNANGTWGLLARFKVVVLDEIQTSKFTNPEEIVGGLKGYLANGKLTAGGLHESASDCGFVMLANITLDDQQRPVKASLVEELPEFLRETAFLDRIKALLPGWELPKLSSKLLVGTASPLTVGLKSDFFGDALIALRDDLSSEAYADQAVRLGGEKPYRRNEESVRAIAAGLMKIQFPHGEVANQDFYKYCLRPAIQLRQGIWDELYALDGEYRQYESKITQAKK, from the coding sequence ATGCAGACCGACTTTATGTCCCAGACACCAGATCAGACCCAGAATGAGCCATTGAGTGACGACGCCTTGCGGCAACTGAATGCGAAAGTAACCGAGGTTTTCCGCTCTCTTGCGATTGATAAACGTCGACTGCCAGCAAGTCAACTCAACAAACGCGGCATTCCAGCGTATGTGGCCGAGTGGGTGTTAGAGAGCGTCGTGCCAGGACAGGGTGAGTTAACCCAGGACGAGACGACGAAAGTTCTGGACTGGGCTGCCCGCGTCATTCCTGGGCCAAGTGAGCAGCACATCATCAAGCACAAGCTGGCCCAGGGACAGACTGTCAAGGTGCTGACGCCACTGCAAGCCGAGATCCAATTGAAGAAGGGCAAGGAGCCGCAGCGACTTGCTCAGCTCAGGCTGCTTGGCATATCTGATGCTTACATTTCGGACGCCCTGCTGGAAGAACAACCTGATCTCTTGCGACAGGGCATGTGGGGGGTGGTGGAACTAGGCGCCTTGAAAGATGGTGTGGCTATCTTGTCTTTCAAGCCAATGCAGGCCAGCGTAAATCTACCTCTGTTCAAAGAAGCGCGCAGGAAATTTACGCTGTACGAGTGGCGGGCAATCCTGTTGACCACGCTGGGATTTGATCCCTCGGCGTTCTCTGATGAGCAGCAGACGTGGCTTCTGTGCCGACTCCTGCCCTTGGTACAAAAAAACATGCATATGCTGGAACTCGCGCCCAAGGGCACGGGGAAGAGTTTTACATATGAGAACATCAGCCCAAAGGTTCGCCTGGTAAGCGGCGGAAACATTTCGCGCGCCGTTTTGTTCGTTAATAACGCGAACGGGACTTGGGGTCTGCTCGCCCGATTCAAGGTGGTCGTGCTAGACGAAATTCAAACGTCCAAATTTACCAACCCAGAAGAGATCGTGGGTGGACTGAAAGGCTATCTGGCCAATGGCAAGCTGACCGCTGGCGGGTTGCACGAAAGCGCCAGCGACTGTGGCTTCGTAATGCTGGCTAACATCACACTCGATGATCAACAACGGCCTGTTAAGGCGTCGTTGGTTGAGGAGCTGCCTGAGTTTTTGCGCGAGACTGCTTTTCTTGACCGCATCAAAGCTCTACTCCCAGGATGGGAACTCCCCAAGCTGAGTTCCAAATTGTTGGTCGGCACGGCATCCCCGCTGACAGTGGGCCTCAAATCTGATTTTTTTGGAGATGCCTTGATTGCCCTTCGTGATGATTTGAGTTCCGAGGCATATGCCGACCAAGCAGTGCGTTTGGGCGGTGAAAAGCCATACCGCCGGAATGAAGAGTCGGTACGTGCTATTGCTGCTGGTTTAATGAAGATTCAATTCCCTCATGGGGAAGTTGCAAACCAAGACTTCTACAAATATTGTTTAAGGCCGGCCATCCAATTAAGACAGGGAATATGGGATGAATTATATGCACTAGACGGCGAATACAGACAATACGAGTCCAAAATTACGCAGGCAAAGAAATGA
- a CDS encoding DUF4007 family protein — protein MSKRIGTLFHETFPLSRPGIAAVLRQANGKLSLKELIEILCEEENLGRNWAKAVPSYARACGLMEFGSTQLTSLGLHVQEHDPALSLPATLWLMHYHLCAPQGPGPRFWHDLIVRVPQVQQPFRKSDVVTEIERSVLAESGTTLKDRGVESTATIFLGSYTKSDALGPLELLSENGGEYAFETPDAPPTGVFAYALSHYWQSQLPSQQTCTMEDFSVPGGFGSLFSMGSFHVNRALRQLARQGVLELWMAAPPYQVTRPPTPEKLLEGIYAVE, from the coding sequence TTGTCGAAACGCATAGGCACGCTATTTCATGAAACCTTTCCCCTCAGTCGGCCCGGAATTGCGGCCGTTCTTCGACAGGCTAATGGAAAGTTGAGTTTAAAGGAGTTAATCGAGATCCTTTGTGAGGAAGAGAACCTCGGTAGGAATTGGGCCAAAGCCGTTCCAAGCTATGCTCGTGCTTGCGGTCTAATGGAATTTGGTTCGACTCAGCTCACCTCCCTTGGCCTGCACGTGCAGGAGCATGACCCGGCGCTCTCGCTTCCGGCGACCCTATGGCTTATGCACTACCACCTGTGCGCCCCACAGGGCCCAGGCCCGCGCTTCTGGCATGACCTGATTGTGCGGGTGCCACAGGTGCAGCAACCTTTCCGCAAAAGCGATGTGGTGACAGAAATTGAACGCAGCGTGCTGGCCGAATCCGGCACGACATTGAAAGACCGGGGCGTTGAGAGCACCGCGACCATCTTCCTGGGCAGTTACACCAAATCCGACGCGCTGGGGCCTCTGGAACTGCTGAGTGAGAACGGCGGCGAGTACGCGTTCGAGACGCCGGACGCGCCGCCAACGGGCGTGTTCGCGTATGCGCTGTCACACTACTGGCAAAGCCAACTGCCTTCCCAGCAGACCTGCACCATGGAGGATTTCAGTGTGCCGGGCGGGTTCGGCAGCCTGTTTTCCATGGGCTCGTTCCACGTAAACCGAGCACTGCGCCAACTGGCGCGGCAAGGGGTGCTGGAGTTGTGGATGGCCGCACCGCCATATCAGGTCACACGGCCACCCACGCCCGAAAAGCTCCTGGAAGGAATTTATGCGGTCGAGTGA
- a CDS encoding phosphoadenosine phosphosulfate reductase family protein — translation MTNSSTAEPRHILSLSGGKDSTALAIYMRDKIPNMEYIFCDTGEELPETYDYLDRLEAYLGKPIVRLNPDRPFAHYLDIYRGVLPDSRTRWCTRMLKIKPFEKYVGEDSAISYIAIRADETHRIGYISTKPNLKAVYPFIENDIIKSDVFGILEESGMGIPEYYEWRSRSGCYFCFYQQRREWVGLKERHPDLYDKAKTFEKFDEVTGKSFTWSPKESLVELEQPERMEAIKNSKLRSQQIRQTGLVDILDEEEDADESCLVCHL, via the coding sequence ATGACCAACAGCTCGACCGCAGAGCCGCGCCACATCCTGTCCCTGTCGGGCGGGAAAGACAGCACGGCTCTCGCTATTTACATGAGGGACAAGATCCCGAACATGGAGTACATTTTTTGCGATACGGGCGAGGAGCTGCCTGAAACTTACGACTATTTGGATCGCCTTGAAGCTTACCTAGGTAAACCAATTGTTCGTCTGAATCCGGATAGGCCCTTTGCGCACTACCTAGACATTTATAGAGGAGTTTTGCCGGATAGTCGCACGCGTTGGTGTACGAGGATGCTGAAAATTAAGCCTTTCGAGAAGTACGTAGGTGAGGATTCGGCGATTAGCTATATAGCCATCAGGGCTGATGAAACCCACCGGATTGGCTATATTTCGACGAAACCTAATCTAAAGGCCGTCTATCCATTTATCGAGAATGATATCATTAAATCCGATGTGTTTGGGATATTGGAAGAGAGCGGGATGGGAATCCCTGAATACTATGAGTGGCGTTCTCGCTCAGGTTGCTACTTTTGCTTTTACCAGCAAAGGCGCGAGTGGGTTGGATTGAAAGAACGCCATCCCGATCTCTACGACAAGGCTAAGACCTTCGAGAAGTTTGACGAGGTGACCGGTAAAAGCTTTACATGGTCGCCAAAGGAGAGTCTCGTTGAGCTTGAACAGCCTGAAAGAATGGAGGCGATCAAGAATTCAAAACTGAGATCGCAGCAAATTAGACAAACTGGACTTGTAGACATCTTAGACGAAGAGGAAGATGCCGATGAGTCGTGTCTCGTTTGTCATCTATGA
- a CDS encoding DUF4007 family protein, with protein MSTASSFFKLGFSGHETFAFRYGWLRKAVIGAEIGPQYFSQPMALVLLGVGKNMVESIRYWGAATQVLDDLGRGSVAPTPLGQQLLTEWDPYLEDIGSLWLVHWLLVNNPAKAAAWHYAFFHYPRRDFTKADLAEHMSDWAARHEAKNKRSTLERDVDCLLRTYLPGKSSKKGVAEESFDCPLAELGLVHSLEDGERFGFTFGSKRSLPDAVFAYALLDFLDQIRGERQTVVLHDALYEPGSPGQAFKLSENALIEGIEAVEQLTGGAVQMDDTAGLKQIYLRRPVDKVALLAAFYAGQA; from the coding sequence ATGTCTACTGCGAGTTCTTTTTTCAAGCTCGGCTTCTCCGGCCACGAAACTTTCGCTTTCCGTTACGGGTGGCTGCGCAAGGCCGTCATCGGAGCGGAGATCGGCCCACAGTATTTCTCGCAGCCCATGGCACTGGTGCTCCTGGGGGTGGGGAAAAATATGGTGGAGAGCATCCGGTACTGGGGCGCGGCCACCCAGGTGCTGGACGACTTGGGCCGTGGCTCCGTGGCACCGACCCCGTTGGGTCAACAGCTACTGACCGAGTGGGATCCTTATCTGGAAGACATTGGGTCGCTGTGGCTAGTGCATTGGCTACTCGTCAACAACCCGGCAAAGGCGGCGGCCTGGCATTACGCGTTCTTCCACTACCCGCGCCGTGACTTCACCAAGGCCGATCTTGCCGAGCACATGTCTGACTGGGCAGCGCGGCATGAAGCCAAGAACAAACGCTCTACGCTAGAGCGGGACGTGGACTGCCTGCTCAGAACCTACCTGCCCGGCAAGAGCAGCAAGAAAGGGGTAGCCGAAGAATCATTCGACTGCCCCCTGGCGGAACTGGGCCTGGTGCACTCTTTGGAAGATGGCGAGCGATTCGGATTTACTTTTGGAAGCAAGCGCTCACTGCCGGATGCAGTGTTTGCCTACGCGCTATTGGACTTTCTGGATCAGATCAGAGGGGAGAGGCAGACCGTGGTGTTGCATGATGCGCTCTATGAACCAGGGAGTCCCGGTCAGGCTTTTAAACTGAGTGAGAATGCGCTGATTGAGGGTATTGAGGCCGTCGAGCAACTGACGGGAGGCGCAGTACAGATGGATGATACGGCGGGCTTGAAACAGATCTACTTGCGCCGGCCGGTGGACAAGGTGGCCCTGTTGGCAGCTTTTTACGCAGGTCAGGCATGA